A window of Piliocolobus tephrosceles isolate RC106 chromosome 13, ASM277652v3, whole genome shotgun sequence contains these coding sequences:
- the LOC111524677 gene encoding LOW QUALITY PROTEIN: putative olfactory receptor 52P1 (The sequence of the model RefSeq protein was modified relative to this genomic sequence to represent the inferred CDS: inserted 1 base in 1 codon; deleted 1 base in 1 codon), translated as MITTVFPNNSVLFPHTFFLAGIPGLTAAHIWISLPFCFMFFLSLTGNGVLLCLIGTERRLHQPMFLFLAMLSFVDLVLSLSTLPKMLAIFWFGATAISSYSCLSQMFFTHAFSAMESWVLVAMALDCSVAMRYATILTPVVVAKIGGLVVLRGMGLTISFPRLAHRLPYCGSHTXYTYCEHMAVVKLACGATTVDNLYAFAMAILLGVGDVAFIAYSYGQIVRIAMHFPSPEARAKAGGTCIAHVCVILFFYGPGFLSVVMQHFGPSTASAAKVILANLCLLFPPALDPFVYGMKTKQIWERLLMILSPKWIEPT; from the exons ATGATAACCACGGTTTTTCCCAATAATTCTGTTCTCTTCCCACATACTTTCTTCCTGGCTGGCATCCCAGGATTGACTGCCGCCCACATTTGGATCTCACTTCccttttgctttatgtttttccTGTCATTGACTGGGAATGGTGTCCTGCTTTGTCTCATTGGGACAGAACGCAGG CTTCACCAgcccatgtttctttttcttgccatgCTCTCCTTTGTCGACTTggtcctctctctctccacactgcCTAAGATGCTGGCTATTTTCTGGTTTGGTGCTACAGCCATCAGCTCCTACTCCTGTCTTTCCCAGATGTTCTTCACCCATGCATTCTCTGCCATGGAGTCATGGGTGCTAGTGGCCATGGCCCTGGACTGCTCTGTGGCCATGCGTTATGCAACCATCCTTACACCTGTTGTTGTTGCCAAGATTGGAGGCCTGGTGGTGTTGCGAGGGATGGGATTGACCATCTCCTTTCCAAGATTGGCTCATAGGCTGCCCTACTGTGGCTCTCACA CCTATACCTACTGTGAGCATATGGCAGTGGTGAAGCTGGCCTGTGGGGCCACCACTGTGGACAACCTCTATGCCTTTGCCATGGCAATCCTTCTTGGTGTGGGGGATGTGGCCTTTATTGCCTATTCTTATGGGCAGATTGTGAGGATTGCAATGCATTTTCCTTCACCTGAGGCACGTGCTAAAGCAGGCGGCACATGTATAGCCCATGTCTGTGTCATCCTCTTCTTCTATGGACCTGGCTTTCTTTCTGTGGTCATGCAGCACTTTGGACCATCCACAGCTTCTGCTGCAAAGGTCATCCTTGCCAATCTCTGCTTGCTCTTTCCGCCGGCACTGGATCCCTTTGTCTATGGCATGAAGACCAAGCAGATCTGGGAGCGGCTGTTGATGATTCTGAGCCCCAAGTGGATTGAGCCTACCTGA